Proteins encoded in a region of the Gammaproteobacteria bacterium genome:
- a CDS encoding isoprenylcysteine carboxylmethyltransferase family protein, with translation MLLNHKKPLWAESLAIGAYLLALFIFFWAIETAKELEFAFSDNVGRLITNGPFKLVRHPFYTSYIAVWVTSTLLFSSSIQWITLIGLILFYATSARKEEKLILNSRHANQYSRMKKEIGMFFPKATQWKSWISEKSWKSQS, from the coding sequence ATGTTATTGAATCATAAGAAACCGCTGTGGGCAGAAAGCCTTGCTATAGGAGCATATCTTCTTGCGCTTTTTATTTTCTTTTGGGCAATCGAAACTGCCAAAGAGCTAGAGTTTGCATTTAGCGATAACGTAGGAAGGCTTATTACAAATGGCCCCTTTAAACTTGTAAGACATCCTTTCTATACTTCGTATATCGCTGTGTGGGTCACGAGCACTCTACTATTTAGCTCTTCCATTCAGTGGATTACTCTAATTGGGCTAATTCTTTTTTACGCTACTTCTGCAAGGAAAGAAGAAAAGCTTATTTTGAATTCTAGACACGCCAATCAATACAGTCGAATGAAAAAAGAGATTGGCATGTTTTTCCCGAAGGCTACACAATGGAAAAGTTGGATTTCAGAGAAATCTTGGAAAAGTCAGAGTTAG
- a CDS encoding 2-hydroxyacid dehydrogenase: MKRTSPRTPLLIANEFHSETVAKLDNLFETYKLWQLTEADQHELIKQIKNHCKAVATASWQTSPLIYQLPNLEIISCFGVGVDGIDFSTTRPRQISVTNTPTVLNDAVADIAMALILATQRDLVKADHYVRSGSWIEGAFPLGRSLAGQTLGIVGLGSIGEDIALRAQTFKLQIAYHNRHRKNVPYQYYPDLESLCENVDILLCMLPGGAETENVIDIKILTALGPNGTFINVGRGTSVNEDDLIKALQSGVISRAGLDVYRNEPRIRDELLSLNNVVLLPHIGSATVETRTAMGNLVVENLLAWESGEPLKTAVE, encoded by the coding sequence ATGAAAAGAACCTCGCCCAGAACCCCCCTTTTAATTGCCAATGAATTCCACAGCGAGACTGTCGCCAAGCTCGACAACCTGTTTGAGACTTACAAACTTTGGCAGTTGACAGAGGCAGATCAGCACGAACTGATCAAGCAGATCAAGAATCACTGCAAGGCAGTGGCTACCGCCTCCTGGCAGACTAGCCCGCTGATCTACCAATTGCCCAACCTGGAGATCATTTCCTGTTTTGGCGTAGGTGTTGACGGCATTGATTTTAGTACCACGAGGCCACGGCAGATTTCTGTAACCAATACACCAACTGTACTGAATGATGCCGTGGCAGATATTGCCATGGCATTAATACTGGCCACTCAGCGAGACCTGGTAAAGGCCGATCATTACGTGCGCTCTGGCTCATGGATTGAGGGAGCATTCCCACTGGGCCGGAGCCTGGCGGGCCAAACACTGGGCATAGTCGGTCTGGGCAGCATTGGCGAAGACATCGCCTTGCGCGCACAAACATTCAAGCTTCAGATTGCTTACCACAACCGCCACAGAAAGAATGTTCCATACCAGTATTACCCGGATCTCGAGAGCCTGTGTGAAAACGTCGACATTCTGCTGTGTATGCTACCGGGCGGAGCAGAAACTGAAAACGTCATCGATATTAAAATACTCACCGCACTGGGACCGAATGGAACTTTTATCAATGTAGGAAGAGGGACAAGCGTTAATGAAGACGATTTGATTAAGGCACTGCAGTCCGGTGTCATTTCCCGAGCAGGCCTGGACGTTTATCGCAACGAGCCGCGGATCCGGGACGAACTGCTGTCCTTGAATAACGTAGTACTCCTCCCACATATTGGTAGTGCCACTGTCGAGACACGCACAGCCATGGGGAATCTTGTGGTAGAAAATTTACTGGCCTGGGAAAGCGGAGAGCCTTTAAAGACTGCAGTGGAGTGA